A DNA window from Gasterosteus aculeatus chromosome 16, fGasAcu3.hap1.1, whole genome shotgun sequence contains the following coding sequences:
- the asmt gene encoding acetylserotonin O-methyltransferase: protein MAESGEMMGPSEGTPAADTFPKKILEYMEGFLVSKTVFSACELGVFDVLLAADHPLSAEDVSRAVGASLDGTERLLAACAGLQLLNTHRQDGQVLYSNSEQARVYLTRSSPVSLYHSIQYSSRTIYLCWHYLTDAVREGRNQYEKAFGVSSNDLFQALYRSDEEMVKFMHLMNSIWNICGKDVVTAFDLSPFNVICDLGGCSGALAKQCTSAYPECTVTIFDLPKVVQTSREHFVTDADGRINFYEGDFFKDPLPEADLYILARILHDWTDERCTELLSRVNRACKPGGGVLLVEALLHEDGSGPLTVQLYSLNMLVQTEGRERTAAQYAALLAAAGFTAVRHRLTGKIYDAVLGRKEG from the exons ATGGCTGAGAGTGGAGAGATGATGGGACCGTCGGAGGGAACGCCCGCTGCTGACACTTTCCCCAAAAAGATACTGGAATACATGGAAGGCTTCCTCGTCTCCAAG ACGGTGTTCTCGGCCTGCGAGCTGGGTGTGTTTGATGTGCTGCTGGCTGCGGACCACCCGCTGTCTGCAGAGGACGTCAGCCGGGCGGTCGGAGCAAGTCTGGACGGCACTGAGAGACTGCTGGCTGCCTGCGCCGGCCTGCAGCTCCTCAACACACACCGGCAAGATGGACAAG TGTTGTACAGTAACAGCGAGCAGGCCAGAGTCTACCTGACCCGCTCCAGCCCCGTGTCCCTCTACCATTCCATCCAGTACAGCTCCAGAACCATCTACCTCTGCTGGCACTACCTGACCGACGCCGTCAG AGAGGGAAGGAACCAGTACGAAAAGGCGTTTGGAGTCAGCTCCAACGACCTGTTCCAGGCTCTCTACAG gtctgATGAGGAGATGGTGAAGTTCATGCACTTGATGAACTCCATCTGGAACATCTGCGGTAAAGACGTGGTCACGGCCTTTGACCTTTCGCCTTTCAACGTCATCTGCGACCTCGGAG GCTGCAGTGGAGCTTTAGCCAAGCAGTGCACGTCAGCCTACCCAGAATGCACCGTGACGATCTTTGACCTCCCCAAGGTGGTGCAGACGTCGAGGGAACACTTTGTCACCGATGCCGACGGGAGGATAAACTTCTACGAAG GAGACTTCTTCAAAGACCCGCTGCCAGAGGCCGACCTCTACATCCTCGCCAGAATCCTCCACGACTGGACAGACGAGCGCTGCACGGAGCTTCTGAGTAGAGTCAACAGAGCCTGCAAACcgg GAGGCGGCGTGTTGCTGGTGGAGGCGCTGCTCCACGAGGACGGCTCCGGCCCGCTGACGGTGCAGCTCTACTCCCTGAACATGCTCGTACAGACGGAGGGCAGAGAGAGGACAGCTGCTCAGTACGCGGCCCTGCTGGCCGCCGCCGGCTTCACCGCCGTCCGGCACCGCCTCACCGGGAAGATCTACGACGCCGTGCTGGGACGCAAGGAGGGATGA
- the akap17a gene encoding A-kinase anchor protein 17A, whose protein sequence is MSATMTTIVHDTTEAVCFSSEFNLYLKPIAKMTISVALPQLKLPGKSISNWEVMERIKAMVAPEQFSALRISKSTMDFIRFEGEVENKTVVKSLLSRLDGKTIKLSGFTDVLKVRAIENKVDFPTRHDWDSFFRDAKDMNESLPGERPDTIHLEGLPCRWFSRKDSPYPDRPSEDVLISVFETFGKVRHVDIPMLDPYREEMLDKNFNTFSFGGHLNFEAYVQFQEYDGFTKAMDTLRSMKLMLKGDDGKAVACNIKVSFDTSKHLSELALKRRNLERLKLQELERQREEQKRQEKEDEERRKEEERKQKEQEEEEKERRKEEKIRKREQKLREREERRSMKKVRRQQQEEQKKLQMKIAMEERRLLLAQRNLESIRLIAELLARAKDQKQEQQEKQRAEREELERQEQARQKEELSRLQQLEARRRKQEEELRRVEVEKERSLELQRREKELREKLLCNLVKKSSGNATRPPGAPDQAGPVASEEASDPRGNDVMFGVLGRMYGVQAMESAEKQVSKAAPHSQALGKKRTTEERRVGEDAKKDRERRRDEEAAVARRRHSREHASDRNHSPRKRSSHSRGRRRRSPSCSRRRRSSSQRRRSSSRHRRSLSRRGSRRCSHSNHSRSTSSSRDRSRSSSGRSYSGERSSMRSRHRHIRGSSRSRDGGSHSHYRHKRHSNSRDRSHFRRC, encoded by the exons ATGTCTGCTACAATGACCACGATTGTCCACGATACCACGGAAGCCGTGTGCTTCTCCTCGGAGTTCAACCTGTACCTCAAGCCCATTGCCAAAATGACCATCAGCGTGGCTCTGCCACAGCTGAAGCTGCCGGGCAAGAGCATCTCAAACTGGGAAGTAATGGAGAGGATCAAGGCCATGGTAGCTCCGGAGCAGTTCTCGGCCCTGCGGATCTCCAAGAGCACCATGGACTTCATCCGCTTTGAGGGCGAGGTGGAGAACAAGACGGTGGTTAAGAGCCTGCTGTCTCGCCTGGATGGGAAGACCATCAAGCTCAGTGGATTTACTGATGTGCTGAAG GTCCGTGCAATAGAGAACAAAGTGGACTTCCCTACACGTCACGACTGGGACTCCTTCTTCCGCGACGCCAAGGACATGAATGAGAGTCTGCCGGGGGAGAGACCGGACACCATCCACCTAGAGGGACTCCCTTGCCGCTGGTTCAGCCGGAAGGACAGCCCGTACCCAGACCGTCCCTCTGAAGACGTCCTCATTTCGGTCTTTGAGACATTTGGCAAG GTGCGACACGTTGACATCCCTATGCTGGACCCGTACCGGGAGGAGATGCTGGACAAGAACTTCAACACTTTCAGTTTCGGGGGTCACCTGAACTTCGAGGCTTATGTCCAGTTCCAGGAGTACGACGGCTTCACCAAGGCAATGGACACCCTGCGCAGCATGAAGCTGATGCTGAAAGGAGACGATGGAAAGGCAGTGGCCTGCAACATCAAG GTCTCCTTTGACACCAGCAAACACCTGAGTGAGTTGGCGCTGAAGAGGAGGAACCTGGAGAGGCTCAAGTTacaggagctggagaggcagagggaggagcagaAACGACAGgagaaggaagatgaggagcgacgcaaggaggaggagag aaaacagaaggagcaggaagaggaggagaaggagaggaggaaggaggagaagatacGAAAGCGAGAGCAGAAGCtgcgggagagagaggagcggagGAGCATGAAGAAGGTGAGGCGACAGCAgcaagaggagcagaagaagctgcagatgaagatcgccatggaggagaggaggctgctgctggcTCAGCGCAACCTGGAGTCCATTCGTCTCATCGCTGAGCTCCTGGCCAGGGCCAAG gacCAGAAGCAGGAGCAGCAAGAGAAACAGAGAGCTGAgcgggaggagctggagaggcagGAGCAGGCTCGTCAGAAGGAGGAGCTGTCTCGTCTTCAGCAGCTGGAGGCCCGCAGAcgcaagcaggaggaggagctccgcagggtggaggtggagaaggagcgaTCCCTGGAGCTCCAGCGGCGTGAGAAGGAACTCCGGGAGAAACTGCTTTGCAACCTGGTGAAGAAGAGCAGCGGCAACGCCACGAGACCCCCAGGCGCACCGGACCAGGCGGGCCCCGTGGCGAGCGAGGAGGCCTCCGACCCTCGGGGCAATGATGTGATGTTCGGAGTCCTGGGTCGGATGTACGGAGTGCAGGCAATGGAGAGCGCAGAGAAGCAGGTGTCCAAAGCCGCTCCGCATTCACAAGCTCTCGGCAAAAAACGAAcaacggaggagaggagagtagGGGAGGACGCGAAGAAGGaccgggagagaaggagggacgAGGAGGCGGCGGTGGCGAGGAGGCGACACAGTAGGGAGCATGCGAGTGACCGGAACCACTCCCCCCGAAAACGGAGCTCACACAgccgagggaggaggaggcgctctccgagctgcagcaggaggcgaagGAGCTCCAGCCAACGGAGAAGGAGCTCCAGCCGCCACAGGAGGAGCCTCAGTCGCCGCGGCAGCCGGAGGTGCAGCCACAGCAATCACAGCAGGAGCACAAGCTCCAGCCGGGACAGGAGCCGGAGCAGCAGCGGAAGGAGCTACAGCGGAGAGAGGAGCAGCATGCGGAGTCGGCACAGACACATCCGAGGCAGCTCCAGGAGCAGAGACGGGGGGAGTCACAGCCATTACAGGCACAAGAGACACAGCAACAGCAGAGACCGGAGCCACTTCAGACGATGCTGA